A genomic segment from Montipora foliosa isolate CH-2021 chromosome 9, ASM3666993v2, whole genome shotgun sequence encodes:
- the LOC137971761 gene encoding uncharacterized protein, whose translation MLPEESFNVADRWVKCSGYFFTLDEGTGENNYRKAKDALNKYFKPQANFPYERLYFREMSQLPSESVEQFVTQVRQKAQSCEFGDAAAVDEQIRDQVISKCLSHNIRRKLLEKGKILTLQQLREIARVMEDSEKQARKIEGAAKEVNRVGENSNEKGNPRVAGKQGTARLKITFVDMTYPKGWTGSSFSVPSFSLDEVEFVVIESEGHALLGRETAIALGVLKLGAQINSLQLSTDGENKEPNILDKFPGCCEGIGKLKDCQLKIPIDAEAQPVAQPVSRVPYHLRDKLTNKLKGLVELDIIEKVSGPSSWVSPVVVVPKPTGDIRLCLDMRQANIAVKRERYPIPTIDEVVQDVNQNKFFIKLDLNSAYQHIGLAPESRDITTFGTHNGLYRYKRLMSSTENKKLRTKNNKINY comes from the coding sequence ATGCTACCAGAAGAAAGCTTTAATGTTGCAGACCGCTGGGTTAAGTGTTCAGGATATTTCTTCACACTGGATGAAGGAACAGGCGAAAACAATTATCGGAAAGCGAAGGATGCgttgaataaatattttaagccgcaAGCAAATTTTCCGTACGAAAGGCTTTATTTTCGCGAGATGAGTCAACTGCCAAGCGAAAGTGTAGAACAGTTCGTGACGCAAGTGAGGCAGAAAGCCCAATCTTGTGAATTTGGAGATGCTGCTGCTGTGGATGAGCAAATTCGCGACCAGGTGATCAGCAAGTGTTTGTCACACAACATTCGCCGCAAGCTTCttgagaaagggaaaattttgacTCTTCAGCAACTGAGAGAAATCGCTCGAGTTATGGAAGATTCTGAGAAACAGGCTCGCAAGATTGAAGGTGCAGCTAAGGAAGTGAACCGTGTTGGTGAGAATTCGAATGAAAAAGGAAACCCGAGAGTAGCTGGAAAACAAGGtaccgctcgtctaaaaataactttcgtggacatgacatatcccaagggctggaccgggagctccttctctgtcccctcattttctcttgatgaggttgaatttgttgttatAGAGAGTGAGGGACATGCCCTTCTGGGGCGGGAGACAGCTATTGCTCTTGGTGTGTTGAAGCTGGGAGCTCAAATCAATTCACTGCAGTTATCTACTGATGGGGAAAACAAGGAACCCAATATTCTAGACAAGTTTCCAGGATGTTGTGAAGGCATTGGAAAACTGAAGGATTGTCAGTTAAAGATTCCTATTGATGCAGAGGCACAACCTGTAGCACAGCCAGTGAGTCGTGTCCCCTATCATCTCCGGGATAAATTAACCAACAAATTGAAGGGACTTGTTGAACTTGACATTATTGAGAAAGTCAGTGGACCAAGTTCATGGGTCTCACCAGTAGTAGTTGTACCAAAGCCAACGGGTGATATCCGTTTATGCCTGGATATGCGGCAGGCCAACATAGCAGTGAAACGAGAACGGTATCCAATACCTACCATTGATGAAGTCGTACAAGATGTAAAtcaaaacaagtttttcattAAGCTAGATCTTAATTCTGCTTACCAACACATTGGGTTGGCCCCAGAGTCGAGAGATATCACCACATTTGGTACCCATAATGGCCTGTACCGATACAAACGGCTTATGTCATCAACTGAGAACAAAAAACTcagaacaaaaaacaacaaaatcaattatTAA